One Bacteroidia bacterium genomic region harbors:
- a CDS encoding BatD family protein, translating to MKFWLIVCGLVPYFLFGQSISIDINKTELSTDEPLIITITVKNMSGYIPTPEFPEIENFVSGGISTTMNSTFINGKGTTETKFMKHYYPQKEGKYTIKPFTVEINGIKVTSEKYQLNVKKGMYPPRQPYRPKTPQEIEKEREIQKGKWI from the coding sequence GTGAAGTTCTGGCTTATTGTATGCGGATTAGTACCTTATTTCTTGTTCGGTCAGTCAATCAGTATTGATATTAACAAAACAGAGCTTTCTACAGATGAACCGCTCATAATTACAATTACAGTCAAAAATATGTCAGGGTACATTCCTACGCCCGAATTCCCTGAGATCGAAAACTTTGTATCTGGGGGCATATCTACTACCATGAATAGTACATTCATCAACGGAAAAGGAACCACAGAAACTAAGTTCATGAAACACTATTACCCCCAAAAAGAAGGCAAGTATACTATCAAACCGTTTACAGTTGAAATTAACGGTATAAAAGTTACATCAGAAAAATATCAACTAAATGTGAAAAAAGGAATGTATCCTCCTCGCCAACCATACAGACCTAAAACTCCGCAAGAAATAGAAAAAGAAAGAGAAATTCAAAAAGGCAAATGGATATAG